From the genome of Methanobrevibacter smithii ATCC 35061, one region includes:
- the nadC gene encoding carboxylating nicotinate-nucleotide diphosphorylase, which produces MDRIIEYMLEEDEGFGDITSEAVVDEDKTVTAHIISKDEGILAGIDIIKEMFESKNVQVIFNLKDGTKIAKNDLLMCLKGDARTILLLERSALNLLMRMSGVASAADYYVNLVNDYDVIIAGTRKTLPAIGKFDKQALKIGGVDTHRFSLDDMVLIKDNHIASVGTPLETLLKAKENVSFSKKIEIEVESLKDAVDCVENKADIVMLDNMSPKEVEEVLEELIKLNIRDNSLIEVSGGITAENIVDYAKLGIDIISLGALTHSSRSLNFSLRILED; this is translated from the coding sequence TTGGATAGAATAATTGAATACATGCTTGAAGAAGATGAAGGTTTTGGAGATATTACATCTGAAGCAGTAGTTGATGAAGATAAAACTGTAACTGCTCATATTATTTCTAAAGATGAAGGTATTTTGGCAGGTATTGATATCATTAAGGAAATGTTTGAGTCTAAAAATGTCCAAGTAATTTTTAACTTAAAAGATGGAACTAAAATAGCTAAAAATGATTTGTTAATGTGTTTAAAAGGTGATGCAAGGACAATATTGTTGCTTGAACGTTCTGCACTAAATCTGCTCATGAGAATGAGTGGTGTAGCCAGTGCCGCTGACTATTATGTTAATTTGGTAAATGATTATGATGTAATAATTGCAGGAACACGTAAAACACTGCCAGCTATTGGAAAATTCGATAAACAGGCATTAAAAATAGGCGGTGTAGATACACACAGATTCTCCCTTGATGATATGGTGTTGATTAAGGATAATCACATAGCCAGTGTTGGAACTCCTTTGGAAACACTTTTAAAAGCTAAAGAAAATGTTAGCTTTTCTAAAAAAATTGAAATAGAAGTTGAATCCCTAAAAGATGCGGTTGATTGTGTTGAAAATAAAGCAGATATTGTAATGTTGGATAACATGTCTCCTAAAGAAGTTGAAGAAGTTTTAGAAGAGTTAATCAAATTAAATATTCGTGACAATTCTTTAATTGAAGTTTCTGGAGGAATCACTGCTGAAAATATTGTGGATTATGCTAAATTGGGAATTGATATAATTTCTCTTGGTGCTCTGACTCATTCAAGCAGAAGTTTAAACTTTTCTTTAAGAATACTAGAGGATTAA
- the rnz gene encoding ribonuclease Z — translation MEITFLGTSSAVHSYTRNHPGIILKAFGEVMLFDCGESTQRQLIYAKISPMKISKIFISHYHGDHILGLPGLLQSLNFRGREKPLTIYGPKGLKKVENAIYSLGYCKFDFPIEFIEISSGTILETDEYILKSQEVMHNVTNLAYSIEEKKKPRFLRNKAIELGVPVGPLFGKLHNGEEVEVNGKIIKPEQVLGDARKGIKITYSGDTRPCEEMIEFAKNSTLLIHESTYTLEDDDKARENFHSTSQDAATIAKCSNTKRLVLTHISTRYTDTEDLLKEAKKVFENVEVADDLMTIEILSA, via the coding sequence ATGGAAATTACATTTTTAGGAACATCTTCAGCAGTTCATTCATATACAAGAAACCACCCGGGGATAATTTTAAAAGCCTTTGGTGAAGTTATGTTGTTTGATTGCGGAGAATCCACCCAAAGACAGCTGATATATGCAAAGATAAGTCCGATGAAAATATCCAAGATTTTCATTAGCCATTATCATGGAGATCATATATTGGGCCTTCCAGGACTTCTGCAATCCCTGAATTTCAGAGGAAGAGAAAAACCATTAACAATATATGGGCCAAAAGGTCTTAAAAAAGTTGAAAATGCAATATATTCATTAGGTTATTGCAAATTTGATTTTCCGATTGAATTTATAGAAATCAGCAGCGGAACAATACTTGAAACTGATGAATATATCCTTAAATCCCAGGAAGTTATGCATAATGTAACCAACCTTGCATATTCAATAGAAGAAAAGAAAAAACCAAGATTTTTGAGAAATAAAGCTATTGAACTTGGTGTTCCCGTAGGCCCTCTTTTTGGAAAATTGCACAATGGTGAAGAAGTTGAAGTAAACGGAAAAATCATAAAGCCCGAACAAGTTCTTGGAGATGCCCGAAAAGGAATAAAAATCACATACTCCGGAGATACCAGACCATGTGAAGAAATGATTGAATTTGCAAAAAACAGTACTTTGCTAATCCATGAGTCAACATACACGCTTGAAGATGATGATAAAGCTAGAGAAAATTTCCATTCAACATCACAGGATGCTGCTACAATAGCCAAATGTTCCAACACTAAACGATTAGTATTAACTCACATCAGTACCAGATATACTGACACAGAGGATTTATTAAAGGAAGCTAAAAAAGTTTTTGAAAATGTTGAAGTTGCAGACGATTTAATGACAATAGAAATTTTAAGTGCATAA
- a CDS encoding mechanosensitive ion channel family protein encodes MNIIDMLEDPISKIIIILLIIITTSIIVRLVAYLMNKMKRFKKDITLIYLIRDIINYIIYFIALMSILQIFDINLAGTLLSLGIVGIAVSFAAKDLISNFFSGILLIMGRSVKVGDTLEIKEMKGTVETISLRSTTIRDDNGVLSNIPNSILTNNTYLQYNKKERHRVNLIVGIDLNIDIEEFKIHILDFINGQEGILKNPKAQVFSKGINFEESTLKISFWIKDFNKKEKYKLIITNEIRKYVNNR; translated from the coding sequence ATGAATATTATAGATATGTTAGAAGACCCTATTTCAAAAATAATCATTATTTTATTAATTATAATTACTACAAGCATTATTGTAAGACTTGTAGCTTATTTAATGAATAAAATGAAGAGATTTAAAAAAGACATTACTTTGATTTATCTTATCAGAGACATTATAAATTATATAATTTATTTCATAGCATTAATGTCCATATTGCAAATATTTGATATAAATCTGGCAGGAACATTATTAAGTTTAGGAATTGTAGGTATTGCTGTGAGTTTTGCAGCTAAAGATCTCATATCCAATTTCTTTTCAGGAATCTTGTTAATAATGGGCAGAAGTGTCAAAGTCGGAGATACTCTTGAAATCAAAGAAATGAAAGGAACTGTAGAAACAATAAGCCTCAGGTCAACAACTATCAGAGATGACAATGGAGTGTTAAGTAATATTCCAAATTCCATACTAACCAACAATACTTATTTACAATATAACAAAAAAGAAAGACACAGAGTAAATCTGATTGTTGGAATAGATTTAAATATAGACATTGAAGAATTTAAAATACATATTTTAGATTTTATAAACGGACAGGAAGGTATTTTAAAAAATCCAAAAGCTCAAGTTTTTTCAAAAGGCATTAATTTTGAAGAAAGCACACTGAAAATATCCTTTTGGATAAAAGACTTTAATAAAAAAGAAAAATATAAGTTAATTATTACTAATGAAATTAGAAAGTATGTTAACAACAGGTGA
- the nadA gene encoding quinolinate synthase NadA produces the protein MSGSLQDEIKQLKDEKNAIILAHNYQPKEIQEIADFLGDSLELCMKAAEIEDKDLVIFCGVDFMAETAYILNPDKKIVIPDLEAECPMAHMLPEDELLKAKEEHPDAGVILYVNSIAEAKQHADTLCTSANALKVTESLPQDEILFGPDNNLGNNVAKQTSKEIIPVPKGGHCYVHKLFHIEDVELKRKQHPDAEIICHPECNMDVQEACDKVLSTGGMLKYIAQSDKREFVIGTEIDMITRLESEIPGKKLYPLLEGAICSTMKLHTLEKVRNALKNEEPQVTVPKEIAEKSLKATQHMLKVSK, from the coding sequence ATGAGTGGGTCTTTACAAGATGAAATTAAACAATTGAAAGATGAAAAAAATGCAATAATTCTTGCACATAATTATCAGCCTAAAGAAATTCAAGAAATAGCTGATTTCCTTGGAGATTCATTAGAATTATGTATGAAAGCTGCCGAAATAGAAGATAAAGACTTAGTTATTTTCTGTGGAGTAGACTTTATGGCTGAAACAGCTTATATCTTAAATCCGGATAAAAAAATCGTAATTCCAGATTTGGAGGCAGAATGTCCTATGGCACATATGTTACCGGAAGACGAATTATTAAAAGCAAAAGAAGAACATCCTGATGCAGGAGTAATTCTTTATGTAAACAGTATTGCTGAAGCCAAACAACACGCAGACACATTATGTACTTCAGCTAATGCACTAAAAGTTACTGAAAGTTTACCTCAAGATGAAATACTCTTTGGACCGGATAACAATTTAGGCAACAATGTAGCTAAACAAACTTCCAAAGAAATTATACCTGTTCCAAAAGGCGGACACTGTTATGTTCATAAACTATTCCATATTGAAGATGTTGAATTAAAAAGAAAACAGCACCCAGATGCGGAAATAATTTGCCATCCAGAATGTAATATGGATGTTCAGGAAGCATGTGACAAAGTCCTTTCAACTGGCGGAATGTTAAAATATATTGCTCAAAGCGACAAAAGGGAATTTGTAATTGGTACTGAAATTGATATGATTACCAGACTTGAAAGTGAAATTCCAGGTAAAAAATTATATCCTTTACTTGAAGGAGCTATCTGCAGCACTATGAAATTACATACTTTAGAAAAAGTAAGAAATGCACTTAAAAACGAAGAACCTCAAGTAACTGTTCCAAAAGAAATAGCTGAAAAATCCTTAAAAGCTACCCAACACATGTTAAAAGTATCAAAATAG
- a CDS encoding DUF5750 family protein: MDVRIVDYGENADGGFISYNISGLSQNQLEFLNNNLDDETQITNDNLILKTKFKKEFFPFQSRESKIKVEDFISREEIEMAIFLSSFLEDMD; the protein is encoded by the coding sequence ATGGATGTTAGGATTGTAGATTATGGAGAAAATGCTGATGGGGGATTTATTAGCTATAACATAAGTGGATTATCCCAAAATCAATTGGAATTTTTAAATAATAATCTTGATGACGAAACACAAATCACAAATGATAATTTGATATTAAAAACAAAATTTAAAAAAGAGTTTTTCCCATTTCAAAGCAGAGAATCCAAAATCAAAGTTGAAGATTTTATTTCAAGAGAAGAAATTGAAATGGCAATATTTTTATCTAGTTTTTTAGAAGATATGGATTAA
- a CDS encoding alpha/beta fold hydrolase, with protein MEIIIMDLDDYFISKREEYIMDSFKFQSGDVLNNVSVEYMTFGTPKYDDNGCINNAIVYCHGSLGNYASVSKLCPLSYTGGPFDKNEFFIISLSELGAPGSCSPSTTNLNNSFPKYSIEDMVNFQNKFLKDKFGITHVRGIIGNSMGGFVALTCAVLYPDYADFIISGASGYKVAGRNYILSKLVDEIISTDGDYDSGKNTSSLVRTLRLATQAVYSFGISKEALHKIPNSQLDVEFDEFGDEGLLDSIFDVKYCNDATLDYDIEKDLNKIRSKVLIIGINQDQYFPPNLDAIPMHNLIEDSELIIYDSNLGHIGFRELETIEEELSEFMKNFR; from the coding sequence ATGGAAATTATTATCATGGATTTAGATGATTATTTTATTTCAAAGCGTGAAGAATATATTATGGATTCTTTCAAATTCCAAAGTGGAGATGTATTAAATAATGTTTCTGTAGAGTATATGACCTTTGGAACTCCAAAATATGATGATAACGGTTGTATTAATAATGCTATTGTATACTGTCATGGTTCTTTGGGAAATTATGCTTCAGTTAGCAAATTATGTCCTTTATCTTATACTGGAGGTCCTTTTGATAAAAATGAATTCTTTATTATTTCGCTTTCTGAATTAGGTGCTCCAGGTTCATGTAGCCCATCAACAACTAATTTAAATAATTCATTTCCAAAGTATAGTATTGAAGATATGGTTAATTTTCAAAATAAGTTCTTAAAAGACAAATTCGGAATAACTCATGTTAGGGGGATTATTGGGAACTCCATGGGGGGTTTTGTAGCTTTGACATGTGCAGTTCTATATCCTGACTATGCGGATTTCATTATTTCCGGAGCAAGCGGTTATAAAGTAGCGGGACGCAATTATATTTTATCAAAATTAGTTGATGAGATTATTTCAACTGACGGGGATTATGATTCTGGAAAAAATACTTCTTCATTAGTTAGAACCCTAAGACTGGCTACTCAGGCGGTTTACAGTTTCGGAATTTCAAAGGAAGCTCTTCATAAAATTCCGAATAGTCAATTGGATGTGGAATTTGATGAATTTGGAGATGAAGGATTGCTTGACAGCATTTTTGATGTTAAATATTGTAATGACGCAACTCTGGATTATGATATTGAAAAGGATTTGAATAAAATAAGATCTAAAGTTTTAATAATTGGAATAAATCAGGACCAGTATTTCCCTCCAAATTTAGATGCAATTCCAATGCATAATTTAATTGAAGATTCTGAATTGATTATTTATGATTCTAATTTGGGTCATATCGGATTTCGAGAACTTGAAACAATTGAAGAAGAATTGTCCGAATTTATGAAAAATTTCAGGTGA
- the nucS gene encoding endonuclease NucS codes for MKYKILENPNCEDAYGLIEEALRKRATITIYACCKVNYEGRALSELNWGERIILIKPDGSFLIHQEKKVEPVNWQPPKSKTRGYIQDNNLILESHRRTPKELLTVEIRKVQYITYANIEDFEELEQAGYEKDMGDMIMEKPHMIEEGFKPTAREYSVEHGFIDILGKDCDNNLMILELKARKAGVSAVKQLKRYLTDFEDDDNDYLKECLVQKKKIRGLLVAPSLGEDAKELIEKEGIEFVAVNPPKELKRDKKVTLDAF; via the coding sequence ATGAAATATAAAATACTAGAGAACCCAAATTGTGAAGATGCTTACGGTTTAATAGAAGAAGCATTAAGAAAAAGAGCTACAATTACAATATATGCCTGCTGTAAAGTCAATTATGAGGGAAGAGCATTAAGTGAATTGAATTGGGGAGAACGTATAATCCTAATAAAACCAGACGGTTCATTTTTAATACATCAGGAAAAAAAAGTAGAGCCTGTAAATTGGCAACCTCCAAAATCCAAAACAAGAGGATATATCCAGGACAATAACTTAATTTTAGAAAGCCACAGAAGAACACCTAAAGAATTATTAACTGTTGAAATTAGAAAAGTCCAATACATAACTTATGCAAACATTGAAGACTTTGAAGAACTTGAACAGGCAGGTTATGAAAAAGATATGGGAGACATGATTATGGAAAAACCCCATATGATTGAAGAAGGCTTCAAGCCAACAGCAAGAGAATACAGTGTTGAACACGGTTTTATAGACATTTTAGGAAAAGATTGTGATAACAACCTGATGATTTTGGAATTAAAAGCACGTAAAGCAGGAGTAAGTGCTGTAAAACAACTGAAAAGATATCTTACTGATTTTGAAGATGATGACAATGATTATTTAAAAGAATGTCTTGTCCAAAAAAAGAAAATCAGAGGTTTGCTTGTAGCACCATCACTTGGAGAAGATGCTAAAGAATTAATAGAAAAAGAAGGCATTGAGTTTGTAGCGGTAAATCCTCCAAAAGAATTAAAAAGAGATAAAAAAGTAACATTGGATGCTTTTTAA
- a CDS encoding PsbP-related protein, with amino-acid sequence MKKCPECGNPSYDGAPACGNCGYKFPKMKPSAPKKEIFDKAPEKKKKQFSDEESTIEIIKENKILIGAIILITIIVICGIVITGPNNNNQTAQSGDMVKFSEAGFSFSYPSSWNEVNGTDSDHEGSVFFKNENGTIIQYYNVSNDSTSLKDITQDRISYAQENGNYIDTVQTITLDGRNASDVILEQSNGNYTRYVSLFSNGELYVFKISGDSLNSINSSDINTVLQTADIA; translated from the coding sequence GTGAAAAAATGTCCCGAATGTGGAAATCCTAGTTACGATGGTGCACCTGCATGTGGGAACTGTGGATATAAATTTCCAAAAATGAAACCCTCAGCTCCTAAAAAGGAAATATTTGATAAAGCTCCTGAAAAAAAGAAAAAACAATTTAGCGACGAAGAAAGTACAATTGAAATCATTAAAGAAAACAAAATTCTCATTGGAGCAATTATACTTATTACAATAATCGTCATCTGCGGAATTGTCATCACAGGACCAAACAATAATAACCAAACTGCACAAAGTGGAGATATGGTTAAATTTTCTGAAGCAGGATTTTCTTTCAGCTATCCAAGCAGTTGGAATGAAGTAAATGGAACTGACAGCGACCATGAAGGTTCCGTCTTCTTTAAAAACGAAAATGGCACTATTATCCAATATTATAATGTATCTAATGATTCCACATCATTAAAAGATATAACTCAAGATAGAATTAGTTATGCTCAGGAAAATGGAAATTATATAGATACAGTTCAGACAATAACATTAGATGGTAGAAACGCTTCAGACGTAATTTTAGAACAATCAAATGGAAATTACACCAGATATGTATCATTATTCAGCAATGGAGAATTATATGTATTTAAAATAAGTGGCGATTCATTAAATTCCATTAATTCTAGTGATATTAATACTGTACTTCAAACCGCAGATATTGCATAA
- a CDS encoding carbon-nitrogen hydrolase family protein, producing the protein MKIKIALCQINVVDNKEKNIENATSMILKAVKQNADFIVLPEMFNCPYSNEKFIEYCEEETHSPTLSKIAKLANENNTYILAGSIPEKEGSKIFNTSYLFDKNGEIIAKHQKMHLFDIDVKGKIYFKESDTLSSGNKVTIAKTDFGKVGIGICYDIRFPELAKLMAEAGAQILFYPGAFNMTTGPAHWELTFRSRALDNQVYCVGVAPALNKDASYHSYGHSIIANPWGEVIVQLDEQENMEIAEIDLEEIKKVRTELPLLKNKRSDLYKINLI; encoded by the coding sequence ATGAAAATTAAAATTGCACTATGTCAGATTAATGTAGTTGACAATAAAGAAAAAAACATTGAAAATGCCACATCTATGATTTTAAAAGCAGTTAAACAGAATGCTGATTTTATTGTTCTTCCCGAAATGTTTAATTGCCCATATTCCAATGAAAAGTTCATAGAATACTGTGAAGAAGAAACACATAGCCCAACATTATCCAAAATAGCCAAATTAGCTAATGAAAATAATACATATATTTTAGCAGGATCCATTCCTGAAAAGGAAGGCTCAAAAATCTTTAACACCAGCTATTTATTTGATAAAAACGGTGAAATAATAGCCAAACATCAAAAAATGCACCTATTTGATATTGATGTTAAAGGAAAAATTTATTTTAAGGAATCAGACACATTAAGTTCCGGAAATAAAGTTACAATAGCCAAAACAGACTTTGGAAAAGTAGGTATCGGAATCTGTTATGATATTCGTTTTCCTGAACTGGCTAAACTAATGGCAGAAGCCGGAGCTCAAATTCTGTTTTATCCCGGAGCATTTAACATGACAACAGGTCCTGCCCATTGGGAACTTACATTCAGATCCAGAGCTTTGGATAATCAGGTTTATTGTGTTGGTGTTGCACCTGCACTAAATAAAGATGCAAGCTATCACAGTTACGGCCATTCAATTATTGCAAATCCATGGGGTGAAGTGATTGTCCAGCTGGATGAACAGGAAAACATGGAAATAGCAGAAATAGATTTAGAGGAAATAAAAAAAGTAAGAACAGAACTTCCTCTTTTAAAAAACAAAAGAAGTGATTTATATAAGATTAACTTAATTTAG
- a CDS encoding HEAT repeat domain-containing protein, whose amino-acid sequence MSDLILKEAIDNLSDDDVSVRKEAVNALIGVTDIEAIDPLIEATTDDNAQIRFKAAEILGNMGEVARDKLIEKFEASEGKNKRFLTFALKETKDEKVIPYFAGAVEDDDFGVRKTAIRALGELQAHDELYTIAKGLEDEDWGVRLATIYALGDLASDESIDLIKDARRKEKDKDFKKSCNKALKKADKAKKAKASGKTLSKVKPMSTIKEMEKTNVQKAIKEYEQYVTEEQPKDAPYKRLCILYRKNNDLENEIRILNKAIEVLSKKKPGKEDWFEKRLAKLS is encoded by the coding sequence ATGTCTGATTTAATTTTAAAGGAAGCTATTGATAATCTCTCAGATGATGATGTAAGTGTAAGAAAGGAAGCGGTCAATGCTTTGATTGGTGTAACTGACATTGAAGCTATTGATCCATTAATTGAAGCAACTACTGATGATAATGCTCAAATAAGATTTAAAGCAGCTGAAATTTTAGGTAACATGGGGGAAGTTGCCAGGGATAAATTAATTGAAAAATTTGAGGCATCAGAAGGTAAAAATAAACGTTTTTTAACATTTGCTCTTAAAGAAACTAAGGATGAAAAAGTTATTCCTTATTTTGCAGGTGCTGTAGAGGATGATGATTTTGGAGTAAGAAAAACAGCAATAAGGGCTTTAGGGGAGCTTCAGGCACATGATGAATTATATACAATAGCTAAAGGACTTGAAGATGAAGACTGGGGTGTCCGTTTAGCTACTATTTATGCATTGGGGGATTTAGCTTCTGACGAATCCATTGATTTAATTAAAGATGCAAGACGTAAGGAAAAAGATAAAGACTTTAAAAAATCATGTAACAAGGCTCTTAAAAAAGCAGATAAGGCTAAAAAAGCAAAAGCATCTGGTAAAACTTTATCAAAAGTAAAACCAATGAGTACAATTAAGGAAATGGAAAAAACCAATGTTCAAAAAGCTATTAAAGAATATGAACAGTATGTAACTGAAGAACAGCCAAAAGATGCTCCTTATAAAAGATTATGTATTCTTTATAGAAAGAACAATGATTTGGAAAATGAAATCAGAATTTTAAATAAGGCTATTGAAGTTTTATCTAAGAAAAAACCGGGAAAAGAAGATTGGTTTGAAAAAAGATTAGCTAAATTAAGTTAA
- a CDS encoding ATP-dependent helicase, which yields MITEQTKSYSKKQIYKTLHPWVRQWFDETFEDFTPAQKKSIVDIHKGNNILVSSPTGSGKTLTAFLSILSELTTLSQKGELEDKVYCIYISPLKALDNDIEKNLEEPLKGIEKIAGKDLGIRKAVRTGDTTQYQRQKMLKKPPHILITTPETLSILLVAPKFREKLSNVKYVIIDEIHSLAENKRGVHLSLSLERLQHLIGQYTRIGLSATVSPLEEVAKFLVGYEYGVERDCKIININYLKDLDIKVLCPVSDIMLADSEDTRLGTYNLLDDLIQENKTTLVFTNTRSGTERFVYNLKKMFPKNYNDENIMAHHSSLSKEVRLATENKLKEGKLKVVVSSTSLELGIDIGYIDLVVLINSPKSVSRALQRIGRSGHKLNEKSTGRIIVTNRDDLVECSVLLKDAKEGKIDKINIPQNCLDVLAQHIYGMSIENPWDIDYAYDVIRKSYCYKNLTRDDYEDVLSYMAGEYEELEERYVYAKIWIDYKENTFGKRGKLARMLYSTNIGTIPDSSGVLVKCDGETVGKIEEDFMERLKKGDTFVLGGQTYRFNYGKGMTINVSPANGPPTIPSWFSQQLPLSFDLAMDIQRFRAHMDAKFRYGKSKQEIMEFIYDYLYVDDFAANSIYEYFVEQYTYAKIPSNQRLLIEYYKGFGDRRFVIFHSLFGRKVNDALSRAVAYIVARQYNTNVTISISDNGFYLSAEGTLGGLEAFKQLTPENFKNILTQSLNKTETLASRFRHCAGRSLMTLRHYKGEAKSVGRQQVRGKILLKFVQEMDNDFSILKEARREALEDYMDVNNALKVIELIANGQMEIKTINTIIPTPFAFNLVSQGYLDVLNQNDKAEFTKRMHKAVLEQIKEKLKESDL from the coding sequence ATGATAACTGAGCAAACAAAAAGCTATTCAAAAAAACAAATATACAAAACCCTACATCCATGGGTTAGACAATGGTTCGATGAAACTTTCGAAGATTTTACTCCAGCTCAGAAAAAGTCAATTGTAGACATTCACAAAGGAAACAATATTTTGGTTTCATCACCTACAGGATCAGGAAAAACATTAACTGCTTTTTTATCAATACTTAGTGAACTAACAACTCTTTCCCAGAAAGGTGAACTTGAAGATAAAGTTTATTGCATTTATATTTCACCACTGAAAGCTTTGGATAATGATATTGAAAAAAATCTGGAGGAACCTCTTAAAGGCATTGAAAAAATTGCAGGAAAGGATTTGGGAATCAGAAAGGCCGTCCGAACAGGTGACACTACCCAATATCAAAGACAGAAAATGCTTAAAAAGCCCCCACACATCCTAATTACCACCCCTGAAACTTTATCCATTTTACTGGTAGCACCAAAGTTTAGGGAAAAATTAAGCAATGTGAAATATGTTATAATTGATGAAATACATTCACTTGCTGAAAATAAACGTGGTGTACATCTAAGTTTATCACTTGAGCGTTTACAACATTTAATTGGACAATATACAAGAATTGGACTTTCAGCTACTGTCAGCCCTCTTGAAGAAGTCGCCAAATTCCTTGTAGGTTATGAATACGGAGTTGAGCGGGATTGTAAAATCATCAATATAAATTACCTTAAAGACCTGGATATAAAAGTTCTATGTCCTGTTAGTGACATTATGCTGGCAGATAGTGAGGATACCCGACTTGGAACATATAACTTATTGGATGACCTGATTCAGGAAAATAAAACCACCCTTGTCTTTACAAATACAAGAAGTGGAACTGAACGTTTTGTCTACAATCTTAAAAAAATGTTTCCAAAAAACTATAATGATGAAAATATAATGGCCCATCACTCTTCACTTTCAAAAGAGGTTCGTCTAGCAACTGAAAACAAATTAAAAGAAGGAAAACTTAAAGTCGTAGTTTCATCAACATCACTGGAATTGGGAATAGATATAGGATATATTGATTTGGTTGTTCTTATTAACTCTCCAAAATCCGTTTCAAGAGCTCTTCAAAGAATCGGAAGAAGCGGACACAAATTAAATGAAAAATCCACCGGAAGAATTATTGTAACAAATCGTGATGATCTGGTTGAATGTTCTGTTTTGTTAAAAGATGCCAAAGAAGGTAAAATTGATAAAATAAACATTCCTCAAAATTGTTTAGATGTTCTGGCCCAGCACATTTATGGAATGAGTATTGAAAATCCCTGGGACATCGATTACGCATATGATGTAATCAGAAAAAGCTATTGCTACAAAAATTTAACCAGAGATGATTATGAAGATGTTTTAAGCTATATGGCTGGAGAATATGAAGAGCTTGAAGAGAGATATGTTTATGCTAAAATCTGGATAGATTATAAGGAAAACACCTTCGGCAAACGTGGAAAACTAGCCAGAATGTTATATTCAACAAATATCGGAACAATTCCCGACAGCTCAGGAGTTTTAGTTAAATGTGACGGTGAAACTGTCGGAAAAATAGAAGAGGACTTTATGGAAAGACTGAAAAAAGGAGACACTTTTGTTTTAGGCGGACAGACATACCGTTTCAATTATGGAAAAGGAATGACAATAAATGTTTCACCGGCTAATGGCCCTCCAACAATTCCTTCCTGGTTTTCACAGCAATTACCATTATCTTTTGACTTGGCTATGGATATTCAAAGATTCAGAGCACATATGGATGCCAAATTCAGATACGGCAAAAGCAAACAGGAAATTATGGAGTTCATATACGATTACTTATATGTAGATGACTTTGCAGCCAATTCAATTTATGAATACTTTGTAGAACAGTACACATATGCAAAAATACCTAGCAATCAGAGGTTATTGATTGAATACTATAAGGGATTTGGTGACAGGCGTTTTGTAATATTCCACAGCTTATTTGGGAGAAAGGTAAATGATGCACTTTCAAGAGCAGTAGCTTACATTGTTGCAAGACAGTACAATACAAATGTTACAATATCCATCTCAGACAACGGATTTTACTTAAGTGCAGAAGGAACCCTTGGAGGGCTGGAAGCATTTAAACAGCTAACTCCAGAAAACTTTAAAAATATCCTAACACAATCATTAAATAAAACCGAAACATTAGCCAGCAGATTCAGACATTGTGCCGGCAGATCACTAATGACCCTTAGACACTATAAAGGAGAGGCAAAATCTGTTGGTCGCCAACAGGTGAGAGGAAAAATATTGCTTAAATTTGTTCAGGAAATGGATAATGACTTTTCAATCCTAAAAGAAGCTAGAAGAGAAGCATTGGAAGATTATATGGATGTCAATAATGCTCTTAAAGTTATTGAACTAATAGCTAACGGGCAAATGGAAATTAAAACGATAAATACAATTATCCCAACCCCATTTGCATTTAATTTAGTTTCACAAGGGTATTTGGATGTATTAAACCAGAATGATAAAGCGGAATTTACAAAAAGAATGCACAAAGCTGTTTTAGAGCAGATAAAAGAAAAATTAAAAGAAAGTGATTTATAA